In Deinococcus ficus, a single genomic region encodes these proteins:
- a CDS encoding universal stress protein, translating into MRRILIPIRDLDTDQYALELAWQRFGSAELHLLHLLPTLTHRVITSPEVALADFALTQQELGAEEAARLDGRAALAAIGHQGGYEVVTTPDPAAEILRRAPAFDLVLIGTRALRGLDRLLLGSVAHRVALDSPVPVMTVRTAPTPSRDGGRAPSRRLLLIRDASDTGTAAERYVRDTFPEAAVDVTTLSPEPGPMVFALHNPAAVALLHERQMAWRRAQQREWASGGHPVQGNPAVVALEALQHGEYDLLVLGTQARSALERFFQGSVAGQVIRDADIPVLTVRRVLSSQEDSARDWSSRGEHPSLPTFTR; encoded by the coding sequence ATGCGACGCATCCTGATTCCCATCCGCGATCTGGACACCGATCAGTACGCCCTGGAGCTGGCCTGGCAACGCTTCGGGTCCGCCGAGCTTCACCTGCTTCACCTGCTGCCGACCCTCACCCACCGCGTCATCACCTCGCCCGAAGTGGCCCTGGCGGACTTCGCCCTCACGCAGCAGGAGCTCGGGGCGGAAGAAGCCGCCCGCCTGGACGGCCGGGCGGCCCTGGCCGCGATCGGACATCAGGGCGGGTACGAGGTGGTCACCACCCCGGACCCGGCCGCGGAAATCCTGCGGCGCGCGCCGGCGTTCGATCTGGTCCTGATCGGCACCCGCGCCCTAAGGGGCCTTGACCGACTTTTGCTCGGTTCCGTGGCCCACCGGGTGGCCCTGGATTCGCCTGTGCCGGTGATGACGGTCCGGACGGCCCCCACCCCGAGCCGGGACGGCGGCCGCGCGCCCTCCCGCCGATTGCTGCTCATCCGGGACGCCAGCGACACCGGGACAGCCGCCGAACGGTACGTCCGGGACACCTTTCCTGAAGCGGCCGTCGACGTGACGACCCTCTCGCCGGAGCCTGGCCCCATGGTGTTTGCCCTGCACAACCCGGCCGCCGTGGCCCTCCTGCACGAGCGCCAGATGGCCTGGCGACGGGCGCAGCAGAGGGAGTGGGCGTCGGGGGGTCATCCGGTGCAGGGGAACCCGGCGGTGGTGGCACTCGAGGCACTTCAGCATGGGGAGTACGACCTGCTCGTGCTGGGCACGCAGGCCCGCAGTGCGCTGGAGCGCTTCTTCCAGGGGTCGGTGGCCGGGCAGGTCATCCGTGACGCGGACATTCCCGTGCTGACGGTCCGGCGCGTCCTGTCTTCCCAGGAGGATTCAGCACGGGACTGGAGCTCACGTGGGGAACATCCCTCGCTGCCCACCTTCACCCGGTAG
- a CDS encoding universal stress protein, with protein MIQRILLPLKDLTGDPWPLHWTRQAFPHVDLCLLHVLVPERRELTPFPMMAYGSALSTTRTAASSVMRAIEVREALRWLGHGEVILADQAAPAIVQYAETGAFDAIVLGRGPSSRGALERVLGGSVTARVARTAPVPVLLVPEGRPGPPGTVWGHASEWPSPTPCMAPGRDD; from the coding sequence ATGATTCAACGCATTCTGCTGCCGCTCAAGGACCTGACCGGTGACCCCTGGCCGCTGCACTGGACCCGGCAGGCATTTCCGCACGTGGACCTCTGCCTGCTGCATGTCCTGGTCCCAGAGCGGCGGGAACTGACACCCTTTCCGATGATGGCCTACGGCAGCGCCCTGTCGACGACCCGCACGGCCGCGTCATCCGTCATGCGGGCCATCGAGGTGAGAGAAGCCCTGCGCTGGCTGGGTCACGGCGAGGTGATCCTGGCGGACCAGGCGGCGCCGGCCATCGTGCAGTACGCCGAGACCGGCGCCTTCGACGCGATCGTGCTCGGCCGTGGACCGTCCTCCCGAGGTGCCCTGGAGCGGGTGCTGGGTGGGTCAGTCACCGCCCGGGTGGCCCGCACGGCCCCGGTCCCGGTGCTGCTCGTCCCGGAAGGCCGGCCTGGCCCCCCGGGGACCGTCTGGGGGCACGCCAGCGAATGGCCGAGTCCCACGCCATGCATGGCGCCGGGCCGGGATGACTAA
- a CDS encoding sensor histidine kinase, translating to MTVRWRLSLWYGLMSSLTLVALGFTGYSLSVRQQYLNIDRVLIASARLVESGIRATGRSYALEADTSGPAKDGIVMVLRAYTPDGQLVSRSPSDPGLPATDPHAPLDAPAVPAYYKVLPLPFGGVDDPRANTAFGTLSVNGQRWRRYVIEVTQRGAPLGYVEALTPLERLDSASGLLFRSLLLVTGLSVLAVFLFGWWLAGSLLRPVERMMDTARRITASRDLGQRIHTTEHRDEFSRLAGTFNEMLASLQTAWDSQQRFVGDASHELRAPLTVLRGNAQLLRRHPHLDAGERDLMLADIEKDASRMARLVDDLLLLAQSDAGSTLRRSPVSLRATAAEAIRDARRLSAAHTVHLHAPEDPFMVAGEKDRLRQLLLILLDNALKYSPAGTAVTVGIHREGERTVLTVTDQGPGIPPEALPHIFERFYRVDQARTRTSGGAGLGLAIAQWIAGQLGGSLHVAQTGPDGTRFALSLQAEPGTALPLSP from the coding sequence GTGACCGTCCGGTGGCGGCTGAGCCTCTGGTACGGCCTGATGTCCAGCCTGACCCTGGTCGCCCTGGGCTTCACCGGATACAGTCTCTCGGTCCGCCAGCAGTACCTGAACATCGACCGGGTGCTGATCGCCAGTGCCCGCCTGGTCGAAAGCGGCATCCGCGCGACGGGACGCTCCTACGCCCTGGAGGCCGACACCTCGGGACCTGCCAAGGACGGCATCGTGATGGTCCTGCGGGCGTACACCCCGGACGGGCAGCTGGTGTCGCGCTCCCCGAGCGACCCGGGCCTGCCGGCCACGGACCCGCACGCGCCCCTGGACGCGCCGGCCGTGCCCGCGTACTACAAGGTGCTGCCCCTGCCGTTCGGGGGCGTGGACGACCCGCGCGCGAACACGGCCTTCGGGACGCTGTCGGTCAACGGGCAACGCTGGCGGCGGTACGTGATCGAGGTCACGCAGCGCGGCGCGCCCCTCGGGTACGTCGAGGCCCTCACGCCCCTGGAACGCCTGGACTCCGCCAGCGGCCTGCTGTTCCGCTCCCTGCTGCTCGTGACGGGCCTGTCTGTCCTGGCCGTCTTCCTGTTCGGGTGGTGGCTGGCCGGGTCGCTGCTCCGGCCGGTGGAGCGCATGATGGACACCGCGCGCCGCATCACTGCCAGCCGGGACCTCGGCCAGCGCATTCACACCACCGAACACCGGGATGAGTTTTCCCGCCTGGCCGGGACGTTCAATGAGATGCTCGCCAGCCTGCAGACCGCCTGGGACTCGCAGCAGCGGTTCGTGGGCGACGCCTCGCACGAACTGCGCGCGCCGCTCACGGTGCTGCGCGGCAACGCGCAGCTGCTGCGGCGGCACCCGCACCTTGACGCCGGGGAGCGGGACCTGATGCTCGCCGACATCGAGAAGGACGCTTCGCGCATGGCCCGGCTCGTCGACGACCTGCTGCTGCTCGCCCAGAGTGACGCCGGGAGCACCCTCCGGCGCTCGCCGGTGTCCCTGCGGGCCACGGCCGCCGAAGCCATCCGTGATGCCCGCCGGCTCAGCGCCGCGCACACGGTTCACCTGCACGCGCCCGAGGATCCGTTCATGGTGGCGGGGGAGAAAGACCGCCTGCGGCAACTGCTGCTGATCCTCCTCGACAACGCCCTGAAGTACAGCCCGGCCGGCACGGCCGTCACCGTCGGCATTCACCGCGAAGGGGAGCGGACGGTGCTGACGGTGACCGACCAGGGGCCCGGCATCCCCCCGGAGGCCCTGCCGCACATCTTCGAGCGTTTCTACCGGGTGGACCAGGCCCGCACGCGCACGTCCGGCGGCGCGGGCCTCGGGCTGGCGATCGCGCAGTGGATCGCCGGGCAGCTTGGCGGAAGCCTTCACGTCGCTCAGACCGGCCCGGACGGCACCCGCTTCGCCCTCAGCCTACAGGCGGAGCCCGGGACCGCCCTTCCCTTGTCGCCATGA
- a CDS encoding response regulator transcription factor — MAYRILVIEDDPGVRTLLERGLAYEGYLVETAGDGEGGLSAARDRPADLVVLDVMLPGLSGLEVLGRLRQVNDDLPVILLTARDRPEHQVEGLEAGADDYVTKPFSFDVLLARVRTQLRRRERTPEVLRFEDVTLDAATHTVTRGARDITFTGQEFRLLQAFLEQPERVQSKSVLLDRAWGVDYLGDPNIVETYIKQVRQKLEAGGESRLIHTIRGVGYVLRGG; from the coding sequence GTGGCGTACCGCATTCTGGTCATCGAGGACGACCCTGGCGTTCGCACGCTCCTTGAACGGGGCCTGGCGTACGAGGGGTACCTGGTGGAAACTGCCGGGGACGGCGAGGGCGGCTTGAGTGCCGCCCGGGACCGGCCGGCGGACCTGGTCGTCCTGGACGTGATGCTGCCCGGGCTGAGCGGCCTGGAGGTCCTTGGGCGGCTGAGGCAGGTCAACGACGACCTGCCGGTGATCCTGCTCACCGCCCGCGACCGGCCTGAGCATCAGGTGGAGGGCCTGGAGGCCGGCGCGGACGATTACGTCACCAAGCCCTTCAGTTTCGACGTGCTGCTCGCCCGGGTCCGCACGCAACTGCGGCGCCGGGAGCGCACACCTGAAGTGCTGCGGTTCGAGGACGTCACCCTGGACGCCGCGACGCACACGGTCACGCGGGGCGCGCGGGACATCACGTTCACCGGGCAGGAGTTCCGGCTGCTGCAGGCCTTCCTGGAGCAGCCTGAGCGGGTGCAGTCCAAGTCGGTGCTGCTGGACCGGGCGTGGGGCGTGGATTACCTCGGTGACCCGAACATCGTCGAGACGTACATCAAGCAGGTCCGGCAGAAACTGGAGGCCGGCGGGGAATCCCGCCTCATCCACACCATCCGGGGCGTGGGGTACGTCCTGCGGGGCGGGTAG